One genomic window of Arachis hypogaea cultivar Tifrunner chromosome 8, arahy.Tifrunner.gnm2.J5K5, whole genome shotgun sequence includes the following:
- the LOC112707064 gene encoding malonyl-coenzyme A:anthocyanin 3-O-glucoside-6''-O-malonyltransferase, which translates to MEKLSDDEHKLVEESKVAPNNPKATCLPLTFLDISLAGPIYGRRQFFYNFPFSTHHFLQTTFPTLKRSLSLTLQHFFPLAGNLLCPPPPHKPFIRCTEEDSVAFTVFQSSSDFNHLSSNNPRSLKKLNQLVPKLTCKIIHHHDTLVFPNLALQATVFPNCGVCIAITYNHMIDGACCSQFMKLWSSLCACGGIDLTFLEKSTPPCFNRGILKDPNELEAIFIKHYFQERENWKNKVNQSQPFDSTVAMEEDHVKVTIVLDKDDLERMKIFSLNQLKKRDGLKSPQYVSKFVVACGFAWSSLVKARASDSACEEEENMKEEYFCFAADCRGRLEYPVPETYFGNCITQCNATLRRSELKGEGGFVNAVKVIDRAINDMKKEPFRGMENWKERFSDMFGSGRVLVVGGSPKFKVYENDMGFGKPCKVEMVQSLKGLSIAESGKNDGGIELGVVLKNKSQRKTFLNVVKQGLKALK; encoded by the coding sequence AAAGTAGCACCAAATAATCCCAAAGCCACATGTCTTCCCCTTACATTTCTTGATATATCATTGGCAGGTCCAATCTATGGTAGACGCCAATTCTTCTATAACTTCCCTTTCTCCACCCACCATTTCCTCCAAACTACATTCCCAACTCTCAaacgctctctctctctcacccttcAGCATTTCTTCCCTCTTGCCGGTAACCTCCTATGTCCTCCACCGCCACACAAACCCTTTATCCGATGCACTGAAGAGGACTCCGTGGCCTTCACAGTCTTCCAGTCCTCATCGGATTTCAACCATCTCTCCAGCAACAACCCTAGAAGTCTAAAGAAATTGAATCAACTTGTTCCTAAATTGACTTGCAAAATAATCCATCATCATGATACACTTGTTTTTCCAAATTTGGCCCTGCAGGCCACGGTTTTTCCAAACTGTGGTGTTTGCATCGCCATTACCTACAATCACATGATAGATGGTGCGTGTTGCAGTCAGTTTATGAAGCTTTGGTCTTCCCTTTGTGCATGCGGAGGAATTGATTTAACATTTCTTGAGAAATCAACACCTCCATGTTTCAATAGGGGAATACTAAAGGATCCTAACGAGCTTGAGGCCATTTTTATAAAACATTATTTTCAAGAGAGGGAAAATTGGAAGAATAAAGTCAATCAAAGTCAACCTTTCGATTCAACCGTTGCTATGGAAGAGGATCATGTCAAGGTAACGATTGTACTTGATAAAGATGACCTTGAGAGAATGAAAATCTTCTCACTGAACCAACTGAAGAAAAGAGACGGATTAAAATCGCCGCAATATGTATCCAAATTCGTGGTGGCGTGTGGTTTCGCATGGAGTAGCTTGGTTAAAGCAAGAGCAAGTGATAGCgcgtgtgaagaagaagagaacatGAAAGAAGAGTATTTTTGTTTTGCGGCGGATTGTAGAGGACGTTTAGAGTACCCGGTACCGGAAACGTACTTTGGAAACTGCATAACACAGTGCAACGCAACGCTGAGAAGAAGTGAACTCAAGGGTGAAGGTGGTTTTGTGAACGCCGTGAAGGTCATAGATAGGGCTATAAACGACATGAAGAAGGAGCCGTTTCGAGGCATGGAAAATTGGAAAGAGAGATTTTCAGACATGTTTGGGTCGGGGAGAGTGTTGGTTGTGGGAGGGTCACCAAAGTTTAAGGTTTATGAGAACGACATGGGTTTCGGAAAGCCTTGCAAGGTGGAAATGGTGCAGTCCCTCAAGGGTTTGTCTATTGCTGAAAGTGGAAAAAACGACGGAGGAATCGAGCTTGGTGTCGTTTTGAAGAACAAGAGCCAACGTAAGACTTTTCTTAATGTCGTTAAACAGGGGCTTAAAGCTTTGAAATAA